In Spirochaetota bacterium, one genomic interval encodes:
- a CDS encoding Na+:solute symporter has product MATIDFIILAAYLLFSMVVALLYAKRARSSTHAFFLSGRSLPWWIAGTAMVATTFAADTPLAVTELVRSGGISGNWLWWNMVAANIVTVFFYAKLWRRAGITTDIEFIELRYSGKEASFLRGFKAIYLGLFANCIIMGWVNVALAQILVHLFGLRTTHVLVIVIASMLFVGIYSALGGLWAVAITDFIQFIIAMSGCIVLAIVVTSHHTLNGIEGLIQQLPPKALAFIPFGDSSSIPLSAFLLFVGVQWWASWYPGAEPGGGGYVAQRMMSSKDETHSLMATLWFTIAHFALRPWPWIIVALATMVLYPNVPHDQSKATYIFAIRDFLPVGLKGLLVAAFLAAYMSTISTHLNWGSSYLVNDLYRRFIAPQKSERHYVITAQLCTIALVIISSILIFVIDSISGAWAFIIECGAGIGPVLMLRWYWWRINAWSEIIAMVAPIPAVVVSRCVLGISFPYNLLIIVPFTTLCWLIATFLTPPVDHNKLYSYYTTVKPEFGFTPFRRALQQPANHMLLYLRIFQTMLGIIATYSLLFGIGAIILYKTYAYAFITLFIFSFFTILYLLKYEKNIQFK; this is encoded by the coding sequence ATGGCAACAATAGATTTCATTATACTTGCAGCTTACTTGCTATTCAGCATGGTTGTTGCGCTTTTATACGCAAAAAGAGCACGTAGCAGTACTCATGCATTTTTCCTTTCCGGCCGAAGCCTCCCGTGGTGGATAGCGGGTACAGCCATGGTGGCAACAACATTTGCAGCCGACACGCCACTGGCTGTAACCGAGTTAGTTCGCAGTGGTGGCATTTCCGGCAACTGGCTGTGGTGGAATATGGTGGCAGCAAATATCGTCACTGTGTTTTTTTATGCTAAGCTATGGCGGCGTGCCGGGATTACTACCGACATTGAGTTTATTGAATTGCGCTATAGTGGCAAAGAAGCTTCCTTCTTACGCGGTTTTAAAGCTATCTACCTTGGACTTTTTGCCAACTGCATCATCATGGGATGGGTTAACGTTGCTCTTGCTCAGATACTGGTGCATCTTTTTGGTTTACGCACAACCCATGTTTTGGTTATTGTGATTGCATCCATGCTATTTGTAGGAATCTACTCTGCACTGGGAGGGTTATGGGCAGTTGCTATCACCGATTTTATACAATTTATCATTGCAATGAGCGGATGTATTGTGCTGGCCATTGTTGTTACAAGTCACCACACCCTGAATGGAATAGAAGGCCTTATACAACAACTTCCCCCAAAAGCACTTGCTTTTATACCATTTGGCGATAGCTCCTCAATACCACTCTCAGCATTTCTACTATTTGTTGGTGTGCAGTGGTGGGCTTCCTGGTACCCTGGCGCAGAACCTGGTGGAGGAGGATATGTTGCTCAGCGGATGATGTCATCAAAGGATGAAACTCACTCACTTATGGCTACTTTATGGTTTACCATAGCTCACTTTGCATTGCGACCATGGCCATGGATAATCGTTGCACTTGCAACCATGGTGTTATACCCTAATGTGCCCCATGACCAATCAAAAGCAACATATATATTTGCCATCCGTGACTTTCTTCCTGTAGGATTAAAGGGGTTGCTGGTGGCAGCGTTTTTGGCAGCGTACATGTCAACTATCTCCACTCATCTAAATTGGGGTAGTTCATATCTTGTAAATGATCTATACCGGCGTTTTATTGCACCACAAAAAAGTGAACGGCATTATGTTATCACTGCCCAGTTATGTACGATAGCTCTGGTAATTATCTCAAGTATACTCATATTTGTCATTGATTCAATCTCAGGAGCATGGGCGTTTATAATAGAATGTGGTGCGGGAATTGGACCGGTACTGATGCTCAGATGGTACTGGTGGCGTATCAATGCATGGTCAGAAATCATTGCAATGGTTGCACCTATCCCAGCAGTTGTAGTATCACGGTGTGTACTGGGAATTTCCTTTCCTTACAACTTATTAATTATTGTGCCATTTACAACACTATGCTGGCTTATAGCAACATTTTTAACACCACCTGTTGACCACAATAAACTCTATTCATATTATACAACCGTAAAACCAGAGTTTGGCTTTACGCCATTCAGAAGAGCGTTACAGCAGCCAGCCAATCATATGCTTTTATATTTACGTATTTTCCAGACAATGCTTGGCATCATTGCAACATATTCACTTTTATTTGGCATAGGGGCAATCATCCTGTATAAAACTTATGCCTATGCTTTCATCACTTTATTTATCTTTAGCTTTTTTACTATACTATACCTCCTAAAATACGAAAAAAATATACAATTTAAATAA
- a CDS encoding SelB C-terminal domain-containing protein, translated as MFPSGNIVVHTLKQLVQTNIITVIGEYIATASCFNAAVSLCKDAAKRSIPFTEITQKHAIPLDVLQHIAKEYNLVKKEKEEIGDSEKEFLLQVLKKGIEGINPKDFPHNKNIIDPLIKTGHLIVIDRELLWHKEVFSDYCSRIMAHFAANKELTVQQAKELTGLSRKYVIPLLNAMEQKNLLKRYGDVRMKV; from the coding sequence TTGTTCCCCAGTGGAAATATTGTTGTACATACCCTGAAGCAACTTGTACAGACAAATATAATAACAGTCATCGGTGAGTATATTGCCACGGCATCTTGCTTTAATGCTGCTGTCTCACTTTGTAAAGATGCAGCAAAGCGTTCAATACCCTTTACGGAGATTACACAAAAGCATGCAATACCGCTTGATGTGCTACAGCATATTGCAAAAGAGTACAATCTTGTTAAAAAAGAAAAAGAAGAAATTGGCGATAGTGAAAAGGAATTTCTGCTACAGGTATTGAAAAAGGGAATTGAAGGGATAAACCCAAAGGATTTCCCCCACAACAAGAATATAATCGACCCACTTATAAAAACAGGGCATCTTATTGTAATTGACAGGGAACTTTTGTGGCATAAGGAAGTATTTTCAGATTATTGCAGCCGTATAATGGCACATTTTGCTGCCAACAAAGAGCTGACTGTACAGCAAGCAAAAGAACTTACAGGTTTATCACGCAAATATGTTATCCCGTTGCTCAACGCTATGGAGCAAAAGAATTTACTGAAGCGTTACGGCGATGTTCGTATGAAGGTATAA
- a CDS encoding type III pantothenate kinase, with amino-acid sequence MFLGFNIGNTHTVLGLYAQNNPLPVYTYRYPTKREITVQELSDTIITALENYNPHATEQINGVIYSSVVPQCNQTYDTTSQNLFSISAHRITHLSRMPITIEYDNPAELGVDRIVNAVAAYKDYSTDCIIVDIGTAITFCLLEGSVLKGGLIAPGVAAAMKGLAQSAAQLYEVPFEKPPHIIAHNTKDALISGFFYGWVSLIEGIIQKIGATAHYTVILTGGMAEAIAPHLSFTVKIDTSLTMRGLYYLYNINR; translated from the coding sequence ATGTTTTTAGGTTTCAATATTGGCAATACGCATACCGTCCTAGGGCTTTATGCCCAAAACAATCCCCTCCCGGTATACACATACAGGTATCCAACCAAGCGTGAGATTACTGTACAGGAACTATCGGATACTATAATCACTGCTCTTGAGAACTATAACCCGCATGCAACCGAGCAAATCAACGGTGTTATCTACTCCAGTGTAGTTCCACAATGCAACCAAACCTATGATACAACCTCTCAAAACCTTTTTTCAATTTCTGCTCACAGGATTACCCACCTTTCCCGTATGCCCATCACAATAGAATATGACAATCCGGCAGAGCTTGGCGTTGATCGCATTGTAAACGCTGTGGCAGCGTACAAAGATTATTCTACTGACTGCATCATCGTTGATATTGGAACAGCCATTACCTTTTGCCTGCTTGAAGGCAGTGTCCTAAAAGGAGGGCTTATTGCGCCGGGAGTAGCAGCAGCAATGAAAGGTTTGGCACAAAGCGCAGCACAGCTTTATGAGGTTCCCTTTGAAAAACCTCCTCACATCATTGCTCACAATACAAAAGATGCCCTCATATCAGGTTTTTTTTATGGATGGGTCTCACTCATTGAAGGAATAATACAAAAAATAGGGGCGACAGCTCATTATACAGTAATCCTCACCGGCGGAATGGCAGAAGCAATTGCTCCTCACCTATCGTTTACTGTTAAAATTGATACATCTCTTACCATGAGAGGCCTGTATTATCTGTACAACATTAACAGGTAA
- the purN gene encoding phosphoribosylglycinamide formyltransferase has protein sequence MKKTVSFLVSGRGSNFHAVAQAIIKGEIPAHLGIVISDKPGVKALDIARELSIPAFFVNPKDYPTRQDHEKAMVELLNKYKTNLVVTAGYMRLLTPYFVNEFRNRIINIHPALLPSFPGTHAQKQALDYGVKISGCTTHFIDEGTDSGPIIMQRAVPVYDDDTEETLSARILKEEHQILIESVKLFCQDRLTIKGRKVYIVR, from the coding sequence ATGAAAAAAACTGTTTCATTCTTAGTATCTGGACGTGGCTCAAATTTCCATGCGGTAGCCCAGGCTATCATAAAAGGAGAAATTCCTGCTCATTTAGGAATCGTTATATCTGACAAACCTGGTGTCAAAGCATTGGATATTGCTCGTGAACTTTCAATTCCAGCTTTTTTTGTAAATCCCAAAGACTATCCAACACGTCAGGATCATGAGAAAGCAATGGTAGAGCTGCTCAATAAATACAAAACCAACCTGGTAGTCACAGCAGGGTATATGCGGCTACTTACTCCTTACTTTGTGAATGAATTTAGAAACAGAATAATCAATATACACCCTGCCCTGCTTCCTTCATTTCCTGGAACGCATGCACAAAAGCAGGCACTGGATTATGGGGTTAAAATCTCAGGATGCACCACTCATTTTATTGATGAAGGAACTGACTCAGGACCAATTATCATGCAACGTGCAGTGCCGGTTTATGATGATGACACTGAAGAAACCCTCTCAGCCCGAATTCTAAAAGAGGAACATCAAATACTGATTGAATCAGTAAAGCTTTTTTGCCAGGATAGGCTTACCATAAAGGGAAGGAAAGTATATATTGTGCGATAG
- a CDS encoding molybdopterin molybdotransferase MoeA, with protein MKMITPDEALATILSHIQKLPVEKVYFTNALNRICAEDITSSVNIPYHNNSAMDGYAIVASDTASASKENPVTLEVIGEYQAGIITTPLELKAGQAIRIMTGAPIPPGADAVVEKEATTEEKNHVTIYRHVQKGDNIRLAGEDITQGECIVTKGTRITAAIVGLLASAGVLTVTVAQKPKVALIATGDEIAEPGTALAEGLVINSNAYTLMSLIREYGGIPHYLGIARDTMESSMYAIQQALSADIIISSGGISEGKYDFIIEALRSSGFRILVERIAMKPGKPCVFAQKGNILYFGLPGNPVSSMVSFIQFVRPAMLAMQGATKLQKPVLQAICKEPIKRKSDGRTHYIRGILTFDKGQPEVVITGPQGSGILRSMALANCLIILPPETLSVKTGDLVTVQLIHHPEV; from the coding sequence ATGAAAATGATTACACCGGATGAAGCTCTTGCTACTATCCTTTCCCATATACAGAAACTACCTGTTGAAAAAGTTTACTTTACCAATGCATTAAACCGCATCTGTGCAGAGGATATTACATCAAGTGTTAATATTCCCTATCATAACAATTCCGCTATGGATGGCTATGCCATAGTAGCTTCTGACACAGCCTCTGCCTCAAAAGAAAATCCTGTTACCCTTGAAGTGATTGGCGAATACCAGGCTGGAATAATCACAACACCACTTGAACTCAAAGCCGGACAGGCAATACGAATAATGACTGGGGCCCCAATCCCACCCGGAGCTGATGCTGTGGTGGAAAAAGAAGCAACAACCGAAGAAAAAAACCACGTAACGATTTATAGGCATGTTCAGAAAGGTGACAACATTCGACTGGCAGGTGAAGATATCACACAGGGTGAGTGCATCGTTACAAAAGGCACACGGATAACTGCTGCTATAGTTGGCCTTTTAGCTTCTGCTGGTGTGTTAACGGTAACTGTCGCCCAAAAGCCAAAAGTTGCCCTGATAGCAACTGGTGATGAGATTGCAGAGCCAGGCACAGCGCTTGCAGAAGGACTTGTGATTAACTCCAATGCATATACATTGATGTCATTAATACGAGAATATGGAGGCATCCCACATTATCTTGGCATTGCACGCGATACAATGGAATCAAGTATGTATGCCATTCAACAGGCACTATCGGCTGATATCATTATATCATCAGGAGGTATTTCAGAAGGGAAATATGATTTTATTATTGAAGCCCTCCGGTCATCAGGGTTTAGAATACTTGTTGAACGTATAGCTATGAAACCTGGAAAACCCTGTGTTTTTGCTCAAAAAGGGAATATACTTTATTTTGGGCTTCCAGGAAATCCTGTATCATCTATGGTTTCATTCATTCAATTTGTACGGCCCGCGATGCTTGCCATGCAAGGAGCTACTAAATTGCAAAAACCTGTTTTACAAGCTATCTGTAAAGAACCCATCAAACGCAAAAGTGATGGCAGAACCCATTACATTCGTGGCATTCTTACCTTTGATAAAGGACAGCCCGAAGTAGTAATAACAGGCCCTCAGGGCTCCGGAATTTTGCGTTCAATGGCGCTTGCAAACTGTCTTATCATTTTGCCACCTGAAACCCTATCAGTAAAAACAGGCGACTTGGTAACAGTTCAACTTATTCATCATCCTGAAGTATAA
- a CDS encoding chemotaxis protein CheX: MNNYERYTRILARSVDHIFKNFLHDPDIKEVFESQSKQNDPKVTIELDGTMKAELIINFPESTLLQLTKNFFGNSKGNVKKYYPDVAGEIANLITGTFINQLQFIKHNLKPSPPEYNEEQIPLKTLYENINLSFESRFGGFDIDFYYKDFLHK; encoded by the coding sequence ATGAATAATTATGAACGTTATACTAGGATTTTAGCTCGTTCTGTTGACCATATTTTTAAAAATTTTCTCCATGATCCTGATATAAAAGAGGTCTTTGAAAGCCAATCAAAGCAAAATGACCCAAAAGTAACCATTGAACTTGATGGCACAATGAAAGCAGAACTTATCATTAACTTTCCTGAATCCACATTGCTACAGCTAACCAAGAATTTCTTTGGTAATTCTAAAGGTAATGTAAAGAAATATTACCCCGATGTTGCCGGAGAGATAGCTAACCTTATTACCGGCACTTTTATTAACCAGCTACAGTTTATCAAACACAACCTAAAACCCTCTCCCCCGGAATATAATGAAGAGCAGATACCATTAAAAACACTGTATGAAAACATCAATCTGTCATTTGAATCCCGTTTTGGTGGCTTTGACATAGATTTTTACTACAAGGATTTTTTACATAAATAA
- the selB gene encoding selenocysteine-specific translation elongation factor, with protein sequence MYVIGTAGHVDHGKTSLIKALTGIDADRLPEEKNRQMTIDIGFAYINLPTVGTVSIVDVPGHERFIRNMVTGAWGIDIGLLVIAADDGWMKQTDDHLKVLSILGVPSLVVALTKIDKAPENTGQVLSHIKNMLLTTPYSGAPVVPCSSITGQGLDALKSQLVEAIKKLPPPDVGNRPYLHIDRVFTIKGVGTVVTGTSKNGSFFVNDMVTILPHNITTRIRQIQSHNTQQEKSDVSQRTALALAGVEKESLQRGDIIVKENFFTETKSCIAYITHSFAQLKNNQWIEILIGTASYDAQYTVIGNSQKIVRLKFKHPVYCYPTEPFVATFPEGQ encoded by the coding sequence ATGTACGTTATTGGTACTGCAGGACATGTTGATCATGGCAAAACCTCACTTATAAAAGCACTCACCGGCATAGATGCCGACAGACTTCCAGAAGAAAAAAACCGTCAGATGACAATCGATATTGGATTTGCGTATATTAATCTTCCAACTGTTGGTACTGTAAGTATTGTCGATGTCCCCGGTCATGAACGATTCATTCGCAATATGGTGACAGGAGCCTGGGGTATAGATATTGGGCTTTTAGTGATTGCCGCTGATGACGGGTGGATGAAGCAGACCGATGACCACCTGAAAGTGCTTTCCATTCTTGGTGTTCCTTCACTAGTGGTAGCCCTCACAAAGATTGACAAAGCGCCAGAGAACACTGGGCAGGTACTATCGCACATAAAAAATATGCTGCTCACTACTCCTTACTCAGGTGCACCGGTTGTTCCCTGTTCTTCAATAACCGGTCAGGGACTTGATGCTTTGAAGTCACAACTAGTAGAAGCTATAAAGAAGTTGCCACCACCTGATGTTGGCAACAGGCCATATTTACACATTGACAGGGTTTTCACCATCAAAGGTGTTGGCACTGTTGTAACCGGAACAAGCAAAAACGGAAGTTTTTTTGTAAACGATATGGTAACCATTCTGCCTCACAACATCACCACGCGTATACGGCAGATTCAAAGCCATAACACGCAGCAGGAAAAGTCAGATGTATCGCAACGAACTGCGTTAGCGCTTGCAGGCGTTGAAAAGGAATCTTTGCAGCGCGGCGATATCATAGTGAAAGAAAATTTTTTTACTGAAACAAAAAGCTGCATTGCATACATTACCCATAGTTTTGCACAGCTTAAAAACAATCAGTGGATAGAAATCCTCATTGGCACCGCCTCATACGATGCGCAATACACAGTTATTGGCAATTCACAAAAAATTGTGCGACTTAAATTTAAACACCCGGTTTACTGTTATCCTACAGAGCCATTTGTTGCAACGTTTCCGGAGGGGCAATAA
- a CDS encoding HEAT repeat domain-containing protein: MALFTPNVDKLREKNDIKGLLQLTKHRKAEVRLNALLALVKIRDQSVIEDLKKLIHDPDPRVRTIATIKFGNIKDPVIIENLRQIIISGSQRDKIEALRVLSEIGPTDDLEISKILYLAFKDKKMMVSIEAIRTMGYLKDKYAIPHLVEALDSKHYQVRVEATRALGMIGGEAAVGPLIGCLVDNNAEVRKAAHDALKKIGTERALKAITDAPFMLLVKRMTEGGAQREETVKQIGQFKIKEAAPLLIKACNDEFKSVRMAAARSIGILREKSAVNALVKLLDDPYFDVRLEAVRALEKIFDPQALKAIEKAMSDHNKNVRDEARVAYYSLKSRLERVHETDQV; this comes from the coding sequence ATGGCACTTTTCACTCCAAACGTAGACAAGCTAAGAGAAAAAAATGATATCAAGGGATTACTTCAACTGACAAAGCACCGTAAAGCCGAAGTAAGGCTCAATGCGCTGCTTGCTCTGGTTAAAATTCGTGACCAATCCGTCATTGAAGATTTAAAAAAGCTTATACACGACCCTGACCCACGAGTAAGGACCATTGCCACAATAAAGTTTGGAAATATTAAGGATCCTGTTATCATTGAAAACTTACGGCAGATAATCATATCGGGCTCACAGCGCGACAAAATAGAAGCCCTGCGAGTGTTAAGCGAAATTGGCCCTACAGATGACCTTGAAATATCAAAAATTCTGTACTTAGCTTTTAAAGATAAAAAGATGATGGTTTCAATAGAAGCCATTCGTACTATGGGTTATCTTAAAGATAAATATGCTATTCCCCATTTAGTGGAAGCTCTTGATAGCAAACATTATCAGGTACGGGTAGAGGCAACCCGTGCATTGGGTATGATTGGTGGCGAGGCGGCTGTTGGACCACTTATTGGCTGCCTTGTTGACAATAATGCTGAAGTACGCAAGGCTGCCCATGATGCCTTAAAGAAAATAGGGACCGAAAGAGCACTCAAAGCTATAACCGATGCTCCATTTATGCTGCTAGTAAAACGCATGACCGAAGGTGGCGCTCAGCGCGAGGAAACAGTGAAGCAAATTGGCCAGTTTAAGATAAAAGAAGCGGCACCACTTCTTATAAAAGCATGCAACGATGAATTTAAATCTGTTCGTATGGCTGCAGCCCGCTCTATTGGAATATTACGTGAAAAAAGTGCTGTGAATGCGCTAGTAAAACTTTTAGATGATCCTTACTTTGATGTTCGCCTTGAAGCGGTGCGGGCACTTGAAAAGATATTTGATCCACAGGCACTGAAAGCAATAGAAAAGGCAATGAGTGACCATAACAAAAATGTTCGTGATGAAGCGCGCGTTGCGTATTATTCACTGAAATCCCGTCTAGAGAGAGTGCACGAAACAGACCAGGTATAA